A genomic segment from Streptomyces sp. NBC_00459 encodes:
- a CDS encoding peptidoglycan recognition protein family protein: MRSLRSRRGWGIGAVVAAGVSGVLIVQGVSGGGADSAADDGKPVSGPIASEEYAAALKVAADGDSATLAKRDTKPFSLLGVTWSDPSARMAGKVEVRTREAGTGTWSSWLELGTDSGPGEEGAARAGTEPAWVGASDGVEVRVDGKESAELPEGLRVDMIDPGTGAVSDLEPAGYVAAASTESPDATITPDELETASPTETDSASAPASASPSESASASPDTSESPSSAPVTTAPATTSAPASPDASASTGPTAPPSTAPKPPITLRAGWGADESMSPEAPDYLTGGIKAVVVHHTAETNDYTCDQSPAMIRAIYTYHVKSNGWKDIGYNFLVDKCGTIFEGRKGGVDKPVFGAHAYGFNSQTTGISVLGNYNLVEPPTAVLTSVARLAAWKLGQYGVDPAGTTTLTAGAAGTSEYNTRTWKTGDKLSFPTIHGHGDGYATECPGSKLHAQLATIRSYAAGPVTGLALNSVTGAGTSDTRTYTKSATTVSWSATTPAALITKYELLVDGKVAATTDGTATSAQANLALGTHAVSVRATHISGQTATTATATVVAETTPPTFTTAPNLSLRAGTVETTAVPVTLKWKATDSAALKEVRLTAPVARTYGPTVVSADLTARSGAATTWSMTAYDQAGNTRAASVAGTPVILQETSATRTGTWATKSSTSYLGGKSYSSSARNASLTWTFTGRSAALAVSRASTSGQVNVFVDGVKVATVDLKSATTKYRDAIWTKTWSASAKHTVKIVVVGTTGRPAVTTDGLVYLK, from the coding sequence ATGAGATCGCTGAGATCGCGTCGCGGGTGGGGCATCGGGGCTGTGGTGGCCGCCGGTGTGTCCGGGGTTCTGATCGTGCAGGGCGTGAGCGGCGGTGGCGCGGACAGCGCGGCCGACGACGGGAAGCCGGTCTCCGGGCCGATCGCGAGCGAGGAGTACGCGGCGGCGCTGAAGGTCGCCGCCGACGGCGACTCGGCGACGCTGGCCAAGCGGGACACCAAGCCGTTCAGTCTGCTCGGCGTGACCTGGTCCGACCCGTCGGCACGGATGGCGGGCAAGGTCGAGGTCCGTACCCGCGAGGCCGGCACCGGCACCTGGTCGTCCTGGCTGGAGCTGGGCACGGACAGCGGCCCCGGCGAGGAGGGCGCGGCCCGCGCCGGCACCGAGCCCGCGTGGGTCGGCGCGTCCGACGGCGTGGAGGTCCGGGTCGACGGCAAGGAGTCCGCCGAGCTGCCCGAGGGACTGCGCGTCGACATGATCGACCCCGGCACCGGTGCGGTCTCCGACCTGGAGCCGGCGGGGTACGTGGCGGCTGCGAGCACCGAGTCGCCGGACGCGACGATCACGCCGGACGAGTTGGAGACCGCCTCGCCGACGGAGACGGACTCGGCGTCCGCCCCTGCCTCCGCCTCCCCGAGCGAGTCCGCCTCGGCCTCCCCCGACACGTCCGAGTCGCCGAGCAGCGCGCCCGTGACGACAGCGCCGGCGACGACTTCGGCTCCGGCCTCACCGGACGCCTCGGCGAGCACCGGTCCCACGGCCCCGCCGTCCACCGCTCCCAAGCCGCCGATCACCTTGCGGGCGGGCTGGGGCGCCGACGAGTCGATGAGCCCCGAGGCGCCGGACTACCTCACGGGCGGGATCAAGGCGGTGGTCGTCCACCACACCGCCGAGACGAACGACTACACGTGCGACCAGTCCCCGGCGATGATCCGCGCCATCTACACGTACCACGTCAAATCGAACGGCTGGAAGGACATCGGCTACAACTTCCTGGTCGACAAGTGCGGCACGATCTTCGAGGGCCGCAAGGGCGGGGTCGACAAGCCGGTCTTCGGTGCGCACGCCTACGGCTTCAACAGCCAGACCACCGGAATCTCGGTCCTCGGCAACTACAACCTGGTCGAACCGCCGACGGCGGTCCTGACCTCCGTCGCCCGCCTCGCCGCCTGGAAGCTCGGCCAGTACGGTGTCGACCCGGCCGGTACGACCACGCTCACCGCGGGCGCCGCCGGGACCAGTGAGTACAACACGAGGACGTGGAAGACGGGCGACAAGCTCTCCTTCCCGACCATCCACGGCCACGGCGACGGCTACGCCACCGAGTGCCCGGGCAGCAAGCTCCACGCCCAACTGGCCACCATCCGCAGCTATGCGGCGGGCCCGGTCACCGGTCTCGCCCTCAACTCGGTGACCGGTGCGGGTACTTCGGACACTCGGACGTACACCAAGTCGGCCACGACGGTCAGTTGGTCGGCGACCACCCCGGCAGCCCTGATCACGAAGTACGAGCTGCTGGTCGACGGCAAGGTCGCCGCCACCACCGACGGTACGGCGACCTCGGCGCAGGCGAACCTGGCGCTCGGCACGCACGCCGTGTCCGTACGGGCCACCCACATCTCCGGGCAGACCGCGACCACCGCCACCGCGACCGTCGTCGCCGAGACGACCCCGCCCACCTTCACCACCGCGCCGAACCTCTCCCTGCGCGCCGGCACGGTGGAGACGACGGCCGTCCCGGTCACCCTGAAGTGGAAGGCCACGGACTCGGCAGCCCTGAAGGAGGTGCGTCTGACGGCCCCGGTCGCCAGGACGTACGGCCCGACGGTCGTCAGCGCCGACCTGACCGCCAGGTCCGGTGCGGCCACGACCTGGTCGATGACGGCGTACGACCAGGCGGGCAACACCAGGGCGGCCTCGGTCGCCGGTACGCCGGTGATCCTCCAGGAGACCTCGGCGACCCGCACGGGCACCTGGGCGACCAAGTCGTCGACCAGTTACCTGGGCGGCAAGTCGTACTCCAGCTCCGCCAGGAACGCCTCGCTGACCTGGACGTTCACGGGCCGCTCGGCCGCCCTCGCGGTGTCGCGGGCCTCGACGTCCGGCCAGGTCAACGTGTTCGTGGACGGGGTCAAGGTCGCGACAGTGGATCTGAAGTCGGCGACGACGAAGTACCGTGACGCGATCTGGACGAAGACCTGGAGCGCGAGCGCCAAGCACACGGTCAAGATCGTGGTCGTCGGCACGACCGGCCGCCCGGCGGTCACGACGGACGGCCTGGTCTACCTGAAGTAG
- the arfA gene encoding arabinosylfuranosidase ArfA — protein sequence MSRTARFTLDPAFKVGEVDPRLFGSFVEHLGRCVYTGIHEPGHPAADEAGLRTDVLDLVRELGVTTIRYPGGNFVSGYKWEDSVGPVDERPRRLDLAWRSTESNRFGLSEFIAFLKKIGPQAEPMMALNLGTRGVAEAIELQEYANHPAGTALAERRIAHGDKDPFGISLWCLGNEMDGPWQTGHKTATEYGRVAAETARAMRQIDPGVELVACGSSSQSMPTFAEWEATVLTETYDLVDYISLHAYYQPEDGDVDSFLASAVDMESFIENVVATADHVGAKLKSKKKINLSFDEWNVWYISEWHEIENSGARDWAEAPRLLEDVYSVTDAVVFGSLLIALLRHADRVTVACLAQLVNVIAPIMTEPGGPAWRQTTFFPFAQASRYGRGEVLDVRVDSPTYETKKYGETDLLHATAVRADDGTVTVFAVNRDRTRSLPLEVALNGLELTSVVEHSVIADADPDARNTLADPERVTPHPATGTTVQDGRLTAVLEPLSWNVIRLA from the coding sequence ATGTCCCGCACCGCCCGCTTCACCCTCGACCCCGCCTTCAAGGTCGGCGAGGTCGACCCCCGACTCTTCGGCTCCTTCGTCGAACACCTCGGCCGCTGCGTCTACACCGGCATCCACGAACCGGGCCACCCCGCCGCCGACGAGGCGGGCCTGCGCACCGACGTCCTGGACCTGGTCCGGGAGTTGGGCGTCACCACGATCCGCTACCCCGGCGGCAACTTCGTCTCCGGCTACAAGTGGGAGGACTCGGTCGGCCCGGTCGACGAGCGCCCCCGCCGCCTCGATCTCGCCTGGCGCTCGACGGAGTCCAACCGCTTCGGCCTCTCCGAGTTCATCGCCTTCCTGAAGAAGATCGGCCCCCAGGCCGAGCCCATGATGGCCCTCAACCTCGGCACCCGCGGCGTCGCCGAGGCCATCGAACTCCAGGAGTACGCCAACCACCCCGCCGGCACGGCTCTGGCGGAGCGGCGGATCGCCCACGGCGACAAGGACCCCTTCGGCATCAGCCTCTGGTGTCTGGGCAACGAGATGGACGGCCCCTGGCAGACCGGCCACAAGACGGCGACGGAGTACGGCCGTGTCGCCGCCGAGACGGCCCGCGCGATGCGCCAGATCGACCCGGGCGTCGAACTCGTCGCCTGCGGCTCCTCCAGCCAGTCGATGCCGACGTTCGCCGAGTGGGAGGCGACGGTCCTGACGGAGACGTACGACCTCGTCGACTACATCTCCCTGCACGCCTACTACCAGCCCGAGGACGGCGACGTCGACTCCTTCCTGGCCTCCGCCGTCGACATGGAGTCCTTCATCGAGAACGTGGTCGCCACCGCAGACCACGTGGGCGCCAAGCTCAAGTCCAAGAAGAAGATCAACCTCTCCTTCGACGAATGGAACGTCTGGTACATCTCGGAGTGGCACGAGATCGAGAACTCCGGCGCGCGGGACTGGGCGGAGGCTCCACGCCTCCTGGAGGACGTCTACTCCGTCACCGACGCCGTCGTCTTCGGCTCGCTCCTGATCGCCCTGCTCCGGCACGCGGACCGCGTCACCGTCGCCTGTCTCGCCCAGCTCGTCAACGTCATCGCCCCGATCATGACCGAGCCGGGCGGCCCGGCCTGGCGCCAGACGACGTTCTTCCCGTTCGCGCAGGCCAGCAGGTACGGGCGCGGCGAGGTGCTCGACGTACGGGTGGACTCGCCGACCTACGAGACGAAGAAGTACGGCGAGACGGACCTCCTGCACGCCACCGCCGTACGCGCCGACGACGGCACCGTCACCGTCTTCGCCGTCAACCGCGACCGCACCCGGTCGCTTCCTCTCGAAGTCGCCCTGAACGGCTTGGAGTTGACGTCGGTCGTCGAGCACAGCGTGATCGCCGACGCCGACCCGGACGCCCGCAACACCCTGGCCGACCCGGAGCGCGTCACCCCGCACCCGGCCACCGGCACCACCGTCCAGGACGGCAGACTGACCGCGGTCCTGGAGCCGTTGTCGTGGAACGTGATCCGGCTCGCCTAG
- a CDS encoding DUF4360 domain-containing protein, with protein MAGGLLVSGAIAALFASAIPAQGAGSSFEDPPPDKIVIKVATVNGSGCPAGTAAVAVSGDNTAFTVTYSDYLAQAGGNSDPTAFRKNCQLNLLVHVPAGFTYAIASVDYRGFAALQRGASGVQRASYYFQGSSNTAFRNHSYNGPYNDNWQATDTTEWAQLVWAPCGVQRNFNINTELRVNAGTSTGTSFMAMDSTDGEIDTIYHLAWQQCPAK; from the coding sequence ATGGCTGGTGGCCTGCTCGTGAGCGGCGCGATTGCCGCTCTGTTCGCCTCCGCGATACCCGCACAGGGTGCCGGGTCGTCCTTCGAGGACCCGCCCCCGGACAAGATCGTCATCAAGGTCGCCACGGTGAACGGCTCCGGCTGTCCCGCGGGTACGGCCGCGGTGGCCGTCTCCGGCGACAACACCGCCTTCACCGTCACCTACAGCGACTACCTCGCCCAGGCCGGCGGCAACTCCGACCCGACGGCGTTCCGCAAGAACTGCCAGCTCAACCTGCTGGTCCACGTCCCGGCGGGCTTCACGTACGCCATCGCCAGCGTCGACTACCGGGGCTTCGCGGCCCTTCAGCGGGGCGCGAGCGGCGTCCAGCGAGCCTCGTACTACTTCCAGGGCTCGTCGAACACGGCGTTCCGCAACCACTCGTACAACGGTCCGTACAACGACAACTGGCAGGCCACCGACACCACCGAGTGGGCCCAACTGGTGTGGGCGCCCTGTGGAGTTCAGCGCAACTTCAACATCAACACGGAGTTGCGGGTGAACGCGGGCACGTCGACGGGCACCAGCTTCATGGCGATGGACTCGACGGACGGCGAGATCGACACGATCTACCACCTGGCGTGGCAGCAGTGCCCCGCGAAGTGA
- a CDS encoding RrF2 family transcriptional regulator, which produces MRISARADYAVRAVLELAVRQDEGAVKAETVAAAQAIPHKFLEGILGDLRRGGIVDSRRGGNGGYRLARPADGITVADVVRAVDGPIVSVRGERPTGLAYTGPAEPLLPLWVALRANVRKVLEGVTFADLASGELPEPVRGLAAEPAAWENP; this is translated from the coding sequence ATGAGGATCTCGGCGCGGGCTGACTACGCGGTGCGAGCGGTGCTGGAGCTCGCCGTACGGCAGGACGAGGGTGCCGTGAAGGCGGAGACCGTCGCCGCGGCCCAGGCCATCCCGCACAAGTTCCTGGAGGGCATCCTCGGCGATCTGCGGCGCGGCGGGATCGTCGACTCCCGGCGCGGTGGCAACGGCGGCTACCGGCTGGCGCGCCCCGCCGACGGGATCACTGTCGCCGACGTCGTCCGGGCCGTCGACGGGCCCATCGTGTCCGTGCGCGGTGAACGGCCGACCGGCCTCGCCTACACGGGCCCCGCCGAACCGCTGCTGCCGCTGTGGGTCGCCCTGCGCGCCAACGTCCGCAAGGTGCTGGAGGGGGTGACCTTCGCCGATCTGGCGTCGGGGGAGCTGCCCGAGCCGGTGCGGGGGCTGGCGGCGGAACCGGCCGCCTGGGAAAACCCGTAA
- a CDS encoding intradiol ring-cleavage dioxygenase → MTENTNPQNSAPTTASEVLSDTTAGAGKHRLSKSVQRRRVLIGGGTAAVVGGLAVAGFASASPTTTATESETATSTSEDSSSSTTSSVCVLNAEVTEGPYSLDGALVREDIREDKEGFEVQHTFTVVDVGNDCAPLADALVEIWHCDHLGEYSGFVGGNGHQEEDNGTFLRGGQLTDENGQVTIVSIWPGHYISRAVHIHMRVHTDVTLTDTSYTGGEVIHTGQLFFDADINAKVQATSPYSANTTPETLLSADSIYDDGGASSGLLTLTALGSSVSDGYKATLTVGVDTTG, encoded by the coding sequence ATGACAGAGAACACGAACCCCCAGAACAGCGCCCCCACGACCGCCTCCGAGGTCCTCTCCGACACCACCGCCGGCGCGGGCAAACACCGGCTGAGCAAGTCCGTACAGCGACGCCGCGTCCTGATCGGCGGCGGTACCGCGGCGGTCGTCGGCGGACTCGCGGTCGCCGGCTTCGCCTCCGCCAGCCCGACCACCACGGCCACGGAGTCCGAGACGGCCACCAGCACCTCGGAGGACAGTTCCTCGTCGACCACCAGCAGCGTCTGTGTCCTCAACGCCGAGGTCACCGAGGGCCCTTACTCCCTCGACGGCGCGCTCGTCCGTGAGGACATCCGCGAGGACAAGGAAGGGTTCGAGGTCCAGCACACCTTCACGGTCGTCGACGTCGGCAACGACTGCGCCCCGCTCGCCGACGCCCTCGTCGAGATCTGGCACTGCGACCACCTCGGCGAGTACTCCGGCTTCGTCGGCGGCAACGGCCACCAGGAGGAGGACAACGGCACCTTCCTGCGCGGCGGGCAGCTGACCGACGAGAACGGCCAGGTCACCATCGTCTCGATCTGGCCCGGCCACTACATCTCCCGGGCCGTCCACATCCACATGCGGGTGCACACGGACGTCACGCTCACCGACACCTCGTACACCGGCGGAGAGGTCATCCACACCGGTCAGCTCTTCTTCGACGCGGACATCAACGCGAAGGTCCAGGCCACCTCCCCCTACTCGGCGAACACCACCCCGGAGACCCTTCTGTCCGCCGACAGCATCTACGACGACGGCGGTGCCTCCTCCGGCCTGCTGACGCTCACCGCACTCGGCTCCAGCGTCTCCGACGGCTACAAGGCCACCCTCACTGTCGGGGTGGACACGACCGGCTGA
- a CDS encoding transcriptional regulator, with protein MSENPSETLSNTLARLEERIAEARLDRAEVLDVRGLSARTALTEDEIQALLTDGARLPAEDIESRIRRRVRILHETRLAAGGRKRGEVCKEIADALSISPEWARQLLLGKKMPNVPDLTALAAYFDVEQGTGFFTDPAPVVLNRELRRLLEDLGDAEEGPLVRFATRHGVVTLALRGRQLTPRKQEALAVMLEGLLSGGEEAER; from the coding sequence GTGAGTGAGAACCCTTCGGAGACCCTCTCGAACACCCTCGCCCGCCTTGAGGAACGCATCGCCGAGGCCCGTCTCGATCGCGCCGAAGTGCTGGACGTACGGGGCCTGTCGGCCCGTACCGCTCTCACCGAGGACGAGATCCAGGCGCTGCTGACCGACGGCGCGCGGCTTCCGGCCGAAGACATCGAGAGCCGCATCCGGCGCCGGGTGCGCATCCTCCACGAGACGCGCCTCGCGGCCGGCGGCAGAAAGCGCGGCGAGGTCTGCAAGGAGATCGCGGACGCGCTGTCGATCAGCCCCGAGTGGGCCCGTCAGCTGCTTCTCGGCAAGAAGATGCCGAACGTTCCCGATCTCACGGCCCTCGCCGCGTACTTCGATGTGGAGCAGGGCACCGGCTTCTTCACCGACCCCGCGCCCGTCGTCCTGAACCGTGAACTCCGTCGGCTGCTGGAGGATCTCGGCGACGCCGAGGAGGGCCCGCTGGTCCGGTTCGCGACCCGGCACGGGGTCGTCACGCTGGCCCTGCGCGGCCGACAGCTGACCCCCCGCAAGCAGGAGGCCCTCGCGGTGATGCTCGAAGGGCTGCTGAGCGGCGGCGAGGAGGCGGAACGGTGA
- a CDS encoding beta-galactosidase produces the protein MVLSRRTFTAAVGTAALGLSLDASARRVSDAPAGSTPTGPPPAPPTADGRPHTVGFDRYSLLVDGRRLVLWSGEMHPFRLPSPSLWLDVLQKMRAHGYNAVSVYVAWNYHSPAPGRYDFTGVRDLDLFLRRAAETGLYVILRPGPYINAEVDAGGFPGWLTATKGRARTSDPTYLGHVDEWLTAVDRIVARHLHTRGDGTVLLYQIENEYGSYVTEPAGIDYMSHLYAKVRADGIDVPLFHNDLGRNGYWAPGTFDTGGERGRWLYGFDGYPDPDQIPPDWGHFGIGGEKGGATASPGTPGFIPEFGGGWFDPWGGAEFDGAGYAGSARTRDAAYERRFYLTNLANGITVHNVYMTFGGTSWGWLPAPQVYTSYDYGAALDEGRRAGPKVVPMHQFGHLVRCVPELAKLDRAEDIAAEDAGIKVYHLSNPDTHAHVYVLRNDSAEPVASTLPVAGVSLPVTVPASDARLLAAGITLGRRKLAYSSAQPMLWLTAGRQDVAVLTGPSGETSVTAVECASEPTVTVRTGAAEFSYADGVVRVTARLGGLTRVLVEGGGVSAPLLLLLADDETSVRLWPRETPSGSVLVYGPSLLRTVELRDGVVRLTGDTVDVTELEVWAPRGTREVVWNQETLKVSATGSGSLRAEQPLAGVPEVALPALSGWRRLTENPESDPGFDDSKWTVADRTSTFSTTAVPDGQPVLFADDYGFHYGDVWYRGSFTDASGAESVSLAYSTGTQGLLMAWLDGEPLGSHRMPVPDKKTARKGSWTATATFDVPAKARTRGRRVLSVLVRRMQHDMDGKALDTHKVARGLTAVTFGGAKPVVRWRLQGGTAADPVRGPLNTGGLYGEREGWHLPGYGDGDWPVVDLPRTEGRRLGVTWYRTGFRLAVDPGVDASIGLELTDDPARAYRVQIFLNGWNMGQYVNDVGPQHTFALPNGILRTRGANTLALAVLSDGTTVSGPGDVRLTLTGSSTGGVPVTVVPSPGRPPAGGPRT, from the coding sequence TTGGTGCTGAGCAGACGAACCTTCACCGCGGCCGTCGGCACCGCCGCCCTCGGTCTCTCCCTCGACGCGAGTGCCCGCAGGGTCTCCGACGCCCCGGCCGGGTCCACGCCCACCGGCCCGCCCCCCGCCCCGCCCACGGCGGACGGCCGCCCGCACACGGTCGGCTTCGACCGCTACTCGCTCCTTGTCGACGGCCGGCGGCTCGTCCTGTGGTCGGGCGAGATGCACCCCTTCCGGCTGCCCAGCCCTTCCCTGTGGCTGGACGTCCTCCAGAAGATGCGCGCGCACGGCTACAACGCCGTCAGCGTCTACGTGGCCTGGAACTACCACTCTCCTGCCCCCGGCCGGTACGACTTCACGGGCGTCCGCGACCTCGACCTGTTCCTCCGCCGGGCCGCCGAGACCGGCCTGTACGTCATCCTGCGCCCGGGCCCGTACATCAACGCCGAGGTCGACGCCGGCGGCTTCCCCGGCTGGCTGACCGCGACGAAGGGCCGCGCCCGCACCTCCGACCCGACCTATCTCGGGCATGTCGACGAGTGGCTGACCGCGGTCGACAGGATCGTGGCCCGTCATCTCCACACCCGGGGCGACGGCACGGTCCTGCTCTACCAGATCGAGAACGAGTACGGCTCGTACGTCACCGAGCCCGCCGGCATCGACTACATGTCCCATCTCTACGCCAAGGTCCGCGCCGACGGCATCGACGTCCCCCTCTTCCACAACGACCTGGGCAGGAACGGCTACTGGGCCCCCGGCACCTTCGACACCGGTGGCGAGCGGGGGCGTTGGCTGTACGGCTTCGACGGCTATCCGGACCCCGACCAGATCCCGCCGGACTGGGGACACTTCGGGATCGGCGGCGAGAAGGGCGGGGCCACGGCGAGTCCCGGCACCCCCGGTTTCATCCCCGAGTTCGGGGGCGGCTGGTTCGATCCGTGGGGCGGGGCCGAGTTCGACGGCGCGGGGTACGCGGGGTCGGCGCGGACCCGGGACGCGGCCTACGAGCGGCGCTTCTACCTCACCAACCTCGCCAACGGGATCACCGTCCACAACGTCTACATGACTTTCGGAGGCACCAGTTGGGGCTGGCTGCCCGCCCCGCAGGTGTACACGTCGTACGACTACGGCGCCGCCCTCGACGAGGGGCGCCGGGCCGGCCCGAAGGTCGTCCCCATGCACCAGTTCGGGCATCTGGTGCGATGCGTACCGGAGTTGGCCAAGCTGGACCGGGCCGAGGACATCGCGGCGGAGGACGCCGGGATCAAGGTCTACCACCTCTCCAACCCGGACACCCACGCCCATGTGTACGTCCTGCGCAACGACTCCGCGGAGCCGGTCGCCTCGACGCTCCCGGTCGCCGGGGTCTCGCTGCCGGTCACCGTCCCCGCCTCGGACGCCCGTCTCCTGGCCGCCGGAATCACCCTGGGGCGCCGGAAGCTGGCGTACTCCAGCGCCCAGCCGATGCTGTGGCTGACGGCAGGTCGCCAGGACGTCGCCGTACTGACGGGACCCTCGGGCGAGACTTCGGTGACGGCGGTGGAGTGCGCGAGCGAGCCGACGGTGACCGTGCGGACAGGGGCCGCGGAGTTCTCGTACGCGGACGGGGTGGTGCGGGTGACCGCCCGACTCGGCGGGCTGACACGGGTGTTGGTGGAAGGGGGCGGGGTCTCGGCTCCCCTCCTGCTCCTCCTGGCCGACGACGAGACCTCCGTGCGGCTGTGGCCACGTGAGACTCCGTCGGGGTCGGTGCTGGTGTACGGGCCGTCGCTGCTGCGGACCGTCGAACTGCGGGACGGTGTGGTGCGGTTGACCGGGGACACCGTCGACGTCACCGAGCTGGAGGTGTGGGCGCCGCGCGGGACACGTGAAGTGGTCTGGAACCAGGAGACGTTGAAGGTGTCGGCCACCGGCTCCGGGAGTCTGCGGGCCGAGCAGCCGTTGGCAGGGGTTCCCGAGGTCGCGCTGCCCGCGCTGAGCGGCTGGCGCCGGCTTACGGAGAACCCCGAGTCCGATCCCGGGTTCGACGACTCCAAGTGGACGGTCGCCGACCGGACTTCGACGTTCAGTACGACCGCCGTGCCCGACGGGCAGCCGGTGCTGTTCGCCGACGACTACGGCTTCCACTACGGGGACGTCTGGTACCGGGGTTCATTCACCGACGCCTCGGGGGCGGAGTCCGTGTCCCTGGCCTACAGCACGGGGACCCAGGGACTGCTGATGGCGTGGCTCGACGGCGAGCCGCTGGGGTCGCACCGGATGCCGGTGCCGGACAAGAAGACCGCACGGAAGGGGAGTTGGACGGCCACGGCGACCTTCGACGTGCCGGCGAAGGCGCGTACGCGCGGTCGGCGTGTGCTGTCCGTGCTGGTGCGGCGGATGCAGCACGACATGGACGGCAAGGCGCTGGACACGCACAAGGTCGCGCGCGGACTGACGGCCGTGACCTTCGGCGGCGCGAAGCCTGTCGTCCGGTGGCGGTTGCAGGGCGGGACGGCTGCCGATCCGGTGCGCGGACCGCTCAACACCGGTGGGCTGTACGGGGAACGGGAGGGGTGGCATCTGCCGGGGTACGGGGACGGCGACTGGCCTGTCGTCGACCTCCCGCGTACCGAGGGGCGGCGGCTCGGGGTGACCTGGTACCGGACCGGGTTCCGGCTCGCCGTCGATCCGGGGGTCGACGCGTCGATCGGGCTGGAGCTGACGGACGATCCGGCGCGCGCCTACCGCGTCCAGATCTTCCTGAACGGCTGGAACATGGGCCAGTACGTCAACGACGTCGGCCCCCAGCACACCTTCGCCCTGCCGAACGGCATCCTGCGCACCCGGGGCGCCAACACCCTTGCCCTGGCGGTGCTTTCGGACGGTACGACGGTGTCGGGGCCGGGGGACGTACGGCTGACGTTGACGGGCAGCTCGACCGGGGGAGTTCCGGTGACGGTCGTTCCCTCCCCCGGCCGTCCCCCGGCCGGTGGTCCGCGGACCTAG
- a CDS encoding toxin-antitoxin system, toxin component family protein — protein MRELTGALDAALREHSNSPSGGRELCRALCEEMSARRGRRVELRFERFPDEIEVTGLWVEFHDFDLVIVEERAEAVQQLVILGHELWHLHAGHCHHHSAGATAARALADEQSWQDGALAVAARNGSRAADEADAEEFGHRLATVFRPWVEGRTASAGSSGVQASLGYRGRGSGNTRR, from the coding sequence ATGCGTGAACTGACCGGCGCGCTCGACGCGGCACTGCGGGAGCACTCCAACAGCCCCTCGGGCGGCCGGGAGTTGTGCCGGGCACTGTGCGAGGAGATGAGCGCACGGCGCGGGCGGCGCGTCGAGCTGCGTTTCGAGCGCTTCCCCGACGAGATCGAAGTCACCGGCCTGTGGGTGGAGTTCCACGACTTCGACCTCGTCATCGTCGAGGAGCGGGCCGAGGCGGTCCAGCAACTCGTCATCCTGGGCCACGAGTTGTGGCATCTGCACGCGGGGCACTGCCATCATCACAGCGCCGGTGCGACCGCCGCCCGCGCACTGGCCGACGAGCAGTCCTGGCAGGACGGCGCGCTGGCCGTGGCCGCCCGCAACGGCTCCCGGGCGGCCGACGAGGCCGACGCCGAGGAGTTCGGCCACCGGCTCGCCACCGTCTTCCGGCCGTGGGTGGAGGGCCGTACGGCGAGCGCGGGCAGCAGTGGCGTCCAGGCCTCGCTCGGGTATCGCGGCCGGGGAAGCGGAAACACACGGCGATGA